CTCCGCTGCCTTTAATATCTTTTCAGAGGTAACGGGATTGACTCCCTTTTTGCGGTTCAAAGCATTTGAGACGGTCGCGGGAGAAAAACCTGTGATCTGGCTTATCTTTTTTATACTGACTTTCACTCTTCACCGCCCCTTAACTGTTTATATCTGTATTATAAGCGTTTATATAAATTATTCAATACTTTTTATGTAAAAACTCCATTTTAATTTACATTTTGTTTAATTACAATAGATTTAACCAGTTGTTTTTGTGTACTATTAACAATATATCTATTCCACATTTACATTTTATTCACATTTAACGCTTTGTTTTGGTAAACGTTCATATGAATATTTATATAAACATTTATATAAACTATGTCATAATATGTAAATTATTGTCAGTACAAAAAGCATTACCGCTTCACAAGCACCTTCCGAACGTTATTTTCCGCTTTCTATGCTGAACGGCACCACTAAAAAACAGCCGGTCCTCCGGCTCTCGTTCACGATCAGTGCAGAACAAGGGCCGGAGGACCGGCTGTATCACAAACCACAGGCGGGCGGTACATTCGTACCGCCCGCAAACCCGCTATATTTTTCTAACACTCGCACGTTCCACAAAGTCCGTGCAGACCTGTATCTTCGTCTTGATCTTCTTCCCGTCCTCAACCGAGCGCATCAGCTCCCGCACCGCCATCTCTCCCATCTCGTGCTTATATACATGGATCGTAGTAAGAGGCGGATCCGAGATCGCGCCGAACGATATATTGTCAAATCCTATGATGGACACATCGCCCGGTATGTCGTATCCCCGTTCCTTCAGCGCCTGCATCGCCCCGATGGCGATCGTATCGTTATCCGCAAAAAACGCAGTCGGAAGTATGGGCGTCTCCTCCAGATATTTCCGCATGCCCTCATAGGCCGTCTCGATCTTCGTCCCGACAGTCGCGATATACTCAGGCTGCACCGGCAGGTGATGCCTGTCCATAACTCTCCTGTAGCCGATCTCGCGGTAACAGAATGCCTGTATGCGAAAGTCCCCCCGCAGATATCCGATATCACGGTGTCCCTTATCGATCAGATATTCAACCGCCCTGGCCGCGGAATCTGTATTGCTTATCAGTACACTGTCAAAAAAGTAGCGGTCACTCCAGCCGTCCAGAAGAATGATC
This is a stretch of genomic DNA from [Clostridium] hylemonae DSM 15053. It encodes these proteins:
- a CDS encoding LacI family DNA-binding transcriptional regulator, giving the protein MKVSVRKISEITGFSPATVSNALNHKKGVNKETADRILKTAEELGYRLEEKISKIRFVIFRRNGLIIDDSPFHPAVIEGVERQAKSLGYETVFNHVDINDIEYNTQLQEILSDVESAIVLLGTEMQEEDFEPYTHAKNKIILLDGWSDRYFFDSVLISNTDSAARAVEYLIDKGHRDIGYLRGDFRIQAFCYREIGYRRVMDRHHLPVQPEYIATVGTKIETAYEGMRKYLEETPILPTAFFADNDTIAIGAMQALKERGYDIPGDVSIIGFDNISFGAISDPPLTTIHVYKHEMGEMAVRELMRSVEDGKKIKTKIQVCTDFVERASVRKI